The Salvelinus fontinalis isolate EN_2023a chromosome 24, ASM2944872v1, whole genome shotgun sequence genome has a segment encoding these proteins:
- the LOC129822139 gene encoding SH3 domain-binding glutamic acid-rich protein-like isoform X2 has protein sequence MVIKVFLASSSGSTAIKKKQQDVLGFLEALKVDYASLDIACNEDNRMWMRENVPVEKKPTNGIPLPPQIFNEESYCGDYETFFDAKEDNAVFAFLGLPPPPGSKEAKEAENAFILENGPVENGTVENETVENGTDDAEDEENLEAEEVEEENLDDDSLKREVPMEEFNGDEHTDEVEAEVGGETGEEAAEEDAAAEEKVAKEEEEEAVENTEEAAEDTAPVKQEEAQEEVEDEEAKGEDDHPVSEGEEDLGSEEEEELRQLEEEEEAPEQEEEDE, from the exons ATGGTTATAAAAGTATTTCTAGCTTCTTCATCAGGATCGACAGCG ATCAAAAAGAAGCAACAGGATGTGCTTGGGTTCCTGGAGGCCCTGAAAGTGGACTACGCCTCATTGGACATTGCCTGCAATGAGGACAACCGCATGTGGATGAGGGAAAATGTCCCTGTGGAGAAAAAGCCCACCAACGGGATCCCCCTACCCCCTCAGATCTTCAATGAAGAGAGCTACTGTGGG GACTACGAGACATTCTTTGACGCTAAAGAAGACAATGCAGTGTTTGCCTTCCTGGGTCTGCCACCTCCTCCAGGATCCAAG GAAGCAAAAGAGGCTGAAAATGCATTTATCCTTGAGAATGGGCCTGTTGAAAATGGGACTGTTGAGAATGAGACCGTTGAGAACGGAACTGATGATGCTGAGGATGAAGAGAACCTTGAAGCtgaggaggttgaggaggagaACCTTGATGATGACTCACTA AAAAGAGAGGTTCCGATGGAGGAGTTCAATGGAGATGAACACACAGATGAGGTGGAAGCAGAGGTgggaggagaaacaggagaggaggCAGCAGAAGAAGACGCCGCCGCAGAAGAGAAGGTggcaaaggaggaggaggaggaggcggtcgAAAACACAGAGGAAGCCGCAGAAGACACT GCCCCCGTGAAGCAGGAAGAAGCCCAG GAAGAAGTAGAGGATGAGGAGGCTAAG GGAGAAGACGATCACCCGGTTTCTGAG GGAGAAGAGGATTTGGGGTCGGAG
- the LOC129822139 gene encoding adapter SH3BGRL-like isoform X21 — translation MVIKVFLASSSGSTAIKKKQQDVLGFLEALKVDYASLDIACNEDNRMWMRENVPVEKKPTNGIPLPPQIFNEESYCGDYETFFDAKEDNAVFAFLGLPPPPGSKKREVPMEEFNGDEHTDEVEAEVGGETGEEAAEEDAAAEEKVAKEEEEEAVENTEEAAEDTKAPVKQEEAQEEVEDEEAKGEDDHPVSEGEEDLGSEEEEELRQLEEEEEAPEQEEEDE, via the exons ATGGTTATAAAAGTATTTCTAGCTTCTTCATCAGGATCGACAGCG ATCAAAAAGAAGCAACAGGATGTGCTTGGGTTCCTGGAGGCCCTGAAAGTGGACTACGCCTCATTGGACATTGCCTGCAATGAGGACAACCGCATGTGGATGAGGGAAAATGTCCCTGTGGAGAAAAAGCCCACCAACGGGATCCCCCTACCCCCTCAGATCTTCAATGAAGAGAGCTACTGTGGG GACTACGAGACATTCTTTGACGCTAAAGAAGACAATGCAGTGTTTGCCTTCCTGGGTCTGCCACCTCCTCCAGGATCCAAG AAAAGAGAGGTTCCGATGGAGGAGTTCAATGGAGATGAACACACAGATGAGGTGGAAGCAGAGGTgggaggagaaacaggagaggaggCAGCAGAAGAAGACGCCGCCGCAGAAGAGAAGGTggcaaaggaggaggaggaggaggcggtcgAAAACACAGAGGAAGCCGCAGAAGACACT AAGGCCCCCGTGAAGCAGGAAGAAGCCCAG GAAGAAGTAGAGGATGAGGAGGCTAAG GGAGAAGACGATCACCCGGTTTCTGAG GGAGAAGAGGATTTGGGGTCGGAG
- the LOC129822139 gene encoding SH3 domain-binding glutamic acid-rich protein-like isoform X12 codes for MVIKVFLASSSGSTAIKKKQQDVLGFLEALKVDYASLDIACNEDNRMWMRENVPVEKKPTNGIPLPPQIFNEESYCGDYETFFDAKEDNAVFAFLGLPPPPGSKEAKEAENAFILENGPVENGTVENETVENGTDDAEDEENLEAEEVEEENLDDDSLKREVPMEEFNGDEHTDEVEAEVGGETGEEAAEEDAAAEEKVAKEEEEEAVENTEEAAEDTKAPVKQEEAQEEVEDEEAKEEEELRQLEEEEEAPEEEEDE; via the exons ATGGTTATAAAAGTATTTCTAGCTTCTTCATCAGGATCGACAGCG ATCAAAAAGAAGCAACAGGATGTGCTTGGGTTCCTGGAGGCCCTGAAAGTGGACTACGCCTCATTGGACATTGCCTGCAATGAGGACAACCGCATGTGGATGAGGGAAAATGTCCCTGTGGAGAAAAAGCCCACCAACGGGATCCCCCTACCCCCTCAGATCTTCAATGAAGAGAGCTACTGTGGG GACTACGAGACATTCTTTGACGCTAAAGAAGACAATGCAGTGTTTGCCTTCCTGGGTCTGCCACCTCCTCCAGGATCCAAG GAAGCAAAAGAGGCTGAAAATGCATTTATCCTTGAGAATGGGCCTGTTGAAAATGGGACTGTTGAGAATGAGACCGTTGAGAACGGAACTGATGATGCTGAGGATGAAGAGAACCTTGAAGCtgaggaggttgaggaggagaACCTTGATGATGACTCACTA AAAAGAGAGGTTCCGATGGAGGAGTTCAATGGAGATGAACACACAGATGAGGTGGAAGCAGAGGTgggaggagaaacaggagaggaggCAGCAGAAGAAGACGCCGCCGCAGAAGAGAAGGTggcaaaggaggaggaggaggaggcggtcgAAAACACAGAGGAAGCCGCAGAAGACACT AAGGCCCCCGTGAAGCAGGAAGAAGCCCAG GAAGAAGTAGAGGATGAGGAGGCTAAG
- the LOC129822139 gene encoding SH3 domain-binding glutamic acid-rich protein-like isoform X13 yields MVIKVFLASSSGSTAIKKKQQDVLGFLEALKVDYASLDIACNEDNRMWMRENVPVEKKPTNGIPLPPQIFNEESYCGDYETFFDAKEDNAVFAFLGLPPPPGSKEAKEAENAFILENGPVENGTVENETVENGTDDAEDEENLEAEEVEEENLDDDSLKREVPMEEFNGDEHTDEVEAEVGGETGEEAAEEDAAAEEKVAKEEEEEAVENTEEAAEDTKAPVKQEEAQEEVEDEEAKGEDDHPVSEQEEEDE; encoded by the exons ATGGTTATAAAAGTATTTCTAGCTTCTTCATCAGGATCGACAGCG ATCAAAAAGAAGCAACAGGATGTGCTTGGGTTCCTGGAGGCCCTGAAAGTGGACTACGCCTCATTGGACATTGCCTGCAATGAGGACAACCGCATGTGGATGAGGGAAAATGTCCCTGTGGAGAAAAAGCCCACCAACGGGATCCCCCTACCCCCTCAGATCTTCAATGAAGAGAGCTACTGTGGG GACTACGAGACATTCTTTGACGCTAAAGAAGACAATGCAGTGTTTGCCTTCCTGGGTCTGCCACCTCCTCCAGGATCCAAG GAAGCAAAAGAGGCTGAAAATGCATTTATCCTTGAGAATGGGCCTGTTGAAAATGGGACTGTTGAGAATGAGACCGTTGAGAACGGAACTGATGATGCTGAGGATGAAGAGAACCTTGAAGCtgaggaggttgaggaggagaACCTTGATGATGACTCACTA AAAAGAGAGGTTCCGATGGAGGAGTTCAATGGAGATGAACACACAGATGAGGTGGAAGCAGAGGTgggaggagaaacaggagaggaggCAGCAGAAGAAGACGCCGCCGCAGAAGAGAAGGTggcaaaggaggaggaggaggaggcggtcgAAAACACAGAGGAAGCCGCAGAAGACACT AAGGCCCCCGTGAAGCAGGAAGAAGCCCAG GAAGAAGTAGAGGATGAGGAGGCTAAG GGAGAAGACGATCACCCGGTTTCTGAG
- the LOC129822139 gene encoding SH3 domain-binding glutamic acid-rich protein-like isoform X3 — MVIKVFLASSSGSTAIKKKQQDVLGFLEALKVDYASLDIACNEDNRMWMRENVPVEKKPTNGIPLPPQIFNEESYCGDYETFFDAKEDNAVFAFLGLPPPPGSKEAKEAENAFILENGPVENGTVENETVENGTDDAEDEENLEAEEVEEENLDDDSLKREVPMEEFNGDEHTDEVEAEVGGETGEEAAEEDAAAEEKVAKEEEEEAVENTEEAAEDTKAPVKQEEAQEEVEDEEAKGEDDHPVSEGEEDLGSEEEEELRQLEEEEEAPEEEEDE; from the exons ATGGTTATAAAAGTATTTCTAGCTTCTTCATCAGGATCGACAGCG ATCAAAAAGAAGCAACAGGATGTGCTTGGGTTCCTGGAGGCCCTGAAAGTGGACTACGCCTCATTGGACATTGCCTGCAATGAGGACAACCGCATGTGGATGAGGGAAAATGTCCCTGTGGAGAAAAAGCCCACCAACGGGATCCCCCTACCCCCTCAGATCTTCAATGAAGAGAGCTACTGTGGG GACTACGAGACATTCTTTGACGCTAAAGAAGACAATGCAGTGTTTGCCTTCCTGGGTCTGCCACCTCCTCCAGGATCCAAG GAAGCAAAAGAGGCTGAAAATGCATTTATCCTTGAGAATGGGCCTGTTGAAAATGGGACTGTTGAGAATGAGACCGTTGAGAACGGAACTGATGATGCTGAGGATGAAGAGAACCTTGAAGCtgaggaggttgaggaggagaACCTTGATGATGACTCACTA AAAAGAGAGGTTCCGATGGAGGAGTTCAATGGAGATGAACACACAGATGAGGTGGAAGCAGAGGTgggaggagaaacaggagaggaggCAGCAGAAGAAGACGCCGCCGCAGAAGAGAAGGTggcaaaggaggaggaggaggaggcggtcgAAAACACAGAGGAAGCCGCAGAAGACACT AAGGCCCCCGTGAAGCAGGAAGAAGCCCAG GAAGAAGTAGAGGATGAGGAGGCTAAG GGAGAAGACGATCACCCGGTTTCTGAG GGAGAAGAGGATTTGGGGTCGGAG
- the LOC129822139 gene encoding SH3 domain-binding glutamic acid-rich protein-like isoform X20 has product MVIKVFLASSSGSTAIKKKQQDVLGFLEALKVDYASLDIACNEDNRMWMRENVPVEKKPTNGIPLPPQIFNEESYCGDYETFFDAKEDNAVFAFLGLPPPPGSKEAKEAENAFILENGPVENGTVENETVENGTDDAEDEENLEAEEVEEENLDDDSLKREVPMEEFNGDEHTDEVEAEVGGETGEEAAEEDAAAEEKVAKEEEEEAVENTEEAAEDTAPVKQEEAQEEVEDEEAKEEEDE; this is encoded by the exons ATGGTTATAAAAGTATTTCTAGCTTCTTCATCAGGATCGACAGCG ATCAAAAAGAAGCAACAGGATGTGCTTGGGTTCCTGGAGGCCCTGAAAGTGGACTACGCCTCATTGGACATTGCCTGCAATGAGGACAACCGCATGTGGATGAGGGAAAATGTCCCTGTGGAGAAAAAGCCCACCAACGGGATCCCCCTACCCCCTCAGATCTTCAATGAAGAGAGCTACTGTGGG GACTACGAGACATTCTTTGACGCTAAAGAAGACAATGCAGTGTTTGCCTTCCTGGGTCTGCCACCTCCTCCAGGATCCAAG GAAGCAAAAGAGGCTGAAAATGCATTTATCCTTGAGAATGGGCCTGTTGAAAATGGGACTGTTGAGAATGAGACCGTTGAGAACGGAACTGATGATGCTGAGGATGAAGAGAACCTTGAAGCtgaggaggttgaggaggagaACCTTGATGATGACTCACTA AAAAGAGAGGTTCCGATGGAGGAGTTCAATGGAGATGAACACACAGATGAGGTGGAAGCAGAGGTgggaggagaaacaggagaggaggCAGCAGAAGAAGACGCCGCCGCAGAAGAGAAGGTggcaaaggaggaggaggaggaggcggtcgAAAACACAGAGGAAGCCGCAGAAGACACT GCCCCCGTGAAGCAGGAAGAAGCCCAG GAAGAAGTAGAGGATGAGGAGGCTAAG
- the LOC129822139 gene encoding SH3 domain-binding glutamic acid-rich protein-like isoform X19, whose translation MVIKVFLASSSGSTAIKKKQQDVLGFLEALKVDYASLDIACNEDNRMWMRENVPVEKKPTNGIPLPPQIFNEESYCGDYETFFDAKEDNAVFAFLGLPPPPGSKEAKEAENAFILENGPVENGTVENETVENGTDDAEDEENLEAEEVEEENLDDDSLKREVPMEEFNGDEHTDEVEAEVGGETGEEAAEEDAAAEEKVAKEEEEEAVENTEEAAEDTAPVKQEEAQEEVEDEEAKQEEEDE comes from the exons ATGGTTATAAAAGTATTTCTAGCTTCTTCATCAGGATCGACAGCG ATCAAAAAGAAGCAACAGGATGTGCTTGGGTTCCTGGAGGCCCTGAAAGTGGACTACGCCTCATTGGACATTGCCTGCAATGAGGACAACCGCATGTGGATGAGGGAAAATGTCCCTGTGGAGAAAAAGCCCACCAACGGGATCCCCCTACCCCCTCAGATCTTCAATGAAGAGAGCTACTGTGGG GACTACGAGACATTCTTTGACGCTAAAGAAGACAATGCAGTGTTTGCCTTCCTGGGTCTGCCACCTCCTCCAGGATCCAAG GAAGCAAAAGAGGCTGAAAATGCATTTATCCTTGAGAATGGGCCTGTTGAAAATGGGACTGTTGAGAATGAGACCGTTGAGAACGGAACTGATGATGCTGAGGATGAAGAGAACCTTGAAGCtgaggaggttgaggaggagaACCTTGATGATGACTCACTA AAAAGAGAGGTTCCGATGGAGGAGTTCAATGGAGATGAACACACAGATGAGGTGGAAGCAGAGGTgggaggagaaacaggagaggaggCAGCAGAAGAAGACGCCGCCGCAGAAGAGAAGGTggcaaaggaggaggaggaggaggcggtcgAAAACACAGAGGAAGCCGCAGAAGACACT GCCCCCGTGAAGCAGGAAGAAGCCCAG GAAGAAGTAGAGGATGAGGAGGCTAAG
- the LOC129822139 gene encoding SH3 domain-binding glutamic acid-rich protein-like isoform X1 has product MVIKVFLASSSGSTAIKKKQQDVLGFLEALKVDYASLDIACNEDNRMWMRENVPVEKKPTNGIPLPPQIFNEESYCGDYETFFDAKEDNAVFAFLGLPPPPGSKEAKEAENAFILENGPVENGTVENETVENGTDDAEDEENLEAEEVEEENLDDDSLKREVPMEEFNGDEHTDEVEAEVGGETGEEAAEEDAAAEEKVAKEEEEEAVENTEEAAEDTKAPVKQEEAQEEVEDEEAKGEDDHPVSEGEEDLGSEEEEELRQLEEEEEAPEQEEEDE; this is encoded by the exons ATGGTTATAAAAGTATTTCTAGCTTCTTCATCAGGATCGACAGCG ATCAAAAAGAAGCAACAGGATGTGCTTGGGTTCCTGGAGGCCCTGAAAGTGGACTACGCCTCATTGGACATTGCCTGCAATGAGGACAACCGCATGTGGATGAGGGAAAATGTCCCTGTGGAGAAAAAGCCCACCAACGGGATCCCCCTACCCCCTCAGATCTTCAATGAAGAGAGCTACTGTGGG GACTACGAGACATTCTTTGACGCTAAAGAAGACAATGCAGTGTTTGCCTTCCTGGGTCTGCCACCTCCTCCAGGATCCAAG GAAGCAAAAGAGGCTGAAAATGCATTTATCCTTGAGAATGGGCCTGTTGAAAATGGGACTGTTGAGAATGAGACCGTTGAGAACGGAACTGATGATGCTGAGGATGAAGAGAACCTTGAAGCtgaggaggttgaggaggagaACCTTGATGATGACTCACTA AAAAGAGAGGTTCCGATGGAGGAGTTCAATGGAGATGAACACACAGATGAGGTGGAAGCAGAGGTgggaggagaaacaggagaggaggCAGCAGAAGAAGACGCCGCCGCAGAAGAGAAGGTggcaaaggaggaggaggaggaggcggtcgAAAACACAGAGGAAGCCGCAGAAGACACT AAGGCCCCCGTGAAGCAGGAAGAAGCCCAG GAAGAAGTAGAGGATGAGGAGGCTAAG GGAGAAGACGATCACCCGGTTTCTGAG GGAGAAGAGGATTTGGGGTCGGAG
- the LOC129822139 gene encoding adapter SH3BGRL-like isoform X24: protein MVIKVFLASSSGSTAIKKKQQDVLGFLEALKVDYASLDIACNEDNRMWMRENVPVEKKPTNGIPLPPQIFNEESYCGDYETFFDAKEDNAVFAFLGLPPPPGSKEAKEAENAFILENGPVENGTVENETVENGTDDAEDEENLEAEEVEEENLDDDSLKAPVKQEEAQEEVEDEEAKQEEEDE from the exons ATGGTTATAAAAGTATTTCTAGCTTCTTCATCAGGATCGACAGCG ATCAAAAAGAAGCAACAGGATGTGCTTGGGTTCCTGGAGGCCCTGAAAGTGGACTACGCCTCATTGGACATTGCCTGCAATGAGGACAACCGCATGTGGATGAGGGAAAATGTCCCTGTGGAGAAAAAGCCCACCAACGGGATCCCCCTACCCCCTCAGATCTTCAATGAAGAGAGCTACTGTGGG GACTACGAGACATTCTTTGACGCTAAAGAAGACAATGCAGTGTTTGCCTTCCTGGGTCTGCCACCTCCTCCAGGATCCAAG GAAGCAAAAGAGGCTGAAAATGCATTTATCCTTGAGAATGGGCCTGTTGAAAATGGGACTGTTGAGAATGAGACCGTTGAGAACGGAACTGATGATGCTGAGGATGAAGAGAACCTTGAAGCtgaggaggttgaggaggagaACCTTGATGATGACTCACTA AAGGCCCCCGTGAAGCAGGAAGAAGCCCAG GAAGAAGTAGAGGATGAGGAGGCTAAG
- the LOC129822139 gene encoding adapter SH3BGRL-like isoform X29, which translates to MVIKVFLASSSGSTAIKKKQQDVLGFLEALKVDYASLDIACNEDNRMWMRENVPVEKKPTNGIPLPPQIFNEESYCGDYETFFDAKEDNAVFAFLGLPPPPGSKKAPVKQEEAQEEVEDEEAKEEEDE; encoded by the exons ATGGTTATAAAAGTATTTCTAGCTTCTTCATCAGGATCGACAGCG ATCAAAAAGAAGCAACAGGATGTGCTTGGGTTCCTGGAGGCCCTGAAAGTGGACTACGCCTCATTGGACATTGCCTGCAATGAGGACAACCGCATGTGGATGAGGGAAAATGTCCCTGTGGAGAAAAAGCCCACCAACGGGATCCCCCTACCCCCTCAGATCTTCAATGAAGAGAGCTACTGTGGG GACTACGAGACATTCTTTGACGCTAAAGAAGACAATGCAGTGTTTGCCTTCCTGGGTCTGCCACCTCCTCCAGGATCCAAG AAGGCCCCCGTGAAGCAGGAAGAAGCCCAG GAAGAAGTAGAGGATGAGGAGGCTAAG
- the LOC129822139 gene encoding adapter SH3BGRL-like isoform X28, giving the protein MVIKVFLASSSGSTAIKKKQQDVLGFLEALKVDYASLDIACNEDNRMWMRENVPVEKKPTNGIPLPPQIFNEESYCGDYETFFDAKEDNAVFAFLGLPPPPGSKKAPVKQEEAQEEVEDEEAKQEEEDE; this is encoded by the exons ATGGTTATAAAAGTATTTCTAGCTTCTTCATCAGGATCGACAGCG ATCAAAAAGAAGCAACAGGATGTGCTTGGGTTCCTGGAGGCCCTGAAAGTGGACTACGCCTCATTGGACATTGCCTGCAATGAGGACAACCGCATGTGGATGAGGGAAAATGTCCCTGTGGAGAAAAAGCCCACCAACGGGATCCCCCTACCCCCTCAGATCTTCAATGAAGAGAGCTACTGTGGG GACTACGAGACATTCTTTGACGCTAAAGAAGACAATGCAGTGTTTGCCTTCCTGGGTCTGCCACCTCCTCCAGGATCCAAG AAGGCCCCCGTGAAGCAGGAAGAAGCCCAG GAAGAAGTAGAGGATGAGGAGGCTAAG
- the LOC129822139 gene encoding SH3 domain-binding glutamic acid-rich protein-like isoform X18: protein MVIKVFLASSSGSTAIKKKQQDVLGFLEALKVDYASLDIACNEDNRMWMRENVPVEKKPTNGIPLPPQIFNEESYCGDYETFFDAKEDNAVFAFLGLPPPPGSKEAKEAENAFILENGPVENGTVENETVENGTDDAEDEENLEAEEVEEENLDDDSLKREVPMEEFNGDEHTDEVEAEVGGETGEEAAEEDAAAEEKVAKEEEEEAVENTEEAAEDTKAPVKQEEAQEEVEDEEAKEEEDE, encoded by the exons ATGGTTATAAAAGTATTTCTAGCTTCTTCATCAGGATCGACAGCG ATCAAAAAGAAGCAACAGGATGTGCTTGGGTTCCTGGAGGCCCTGAAAGTGGACTACGCCTCATTGGACATTGCCTGCAATGAGGACAACCGCATGTGGATGAGGGAAAATGTCCCTGTGGAGAAAAAGCCCACCAACGGGATCCCCCTACCCCCTCAGATCTTCAATGAAGAGAGCTACTGTGGG GACTACGAGACATTCTTTGACGCTAAAGAAGACAATGCAGTGTTTGCCTTCCTGGGTCTGCCACCTCCTCCAGGATCCAAG GAAGCAAAAGAGGCTGAAAATGCATTTATCCTTGAGAATGGGCCTGTTGAAAATGGGACTGTTGAGAATGAGACCGTTGAGAACGGAACTGATGATGCTGAGGATGAAGAGAACCTTGAAGCtgaggaggttgaggaggagaACCTTGATGATGACTCACTA AAAAGAGAGGTTCCGATGGAGGAGTTCAATGGAGATGAACACACAGATGAGGTGGAAGCAGAGGTgggaggagaaacaggagaggaggCAGCAGAAGAAGACGCCGCCGCAGAAGAGAAGGTggcaaaggaggaggaggaggaggcggtcgAAAACACAGAGGAAGCCGCAGAAGACACT AAGGCCCCCGTGAAGCAGGAAGAAGCCCAG GAAGAAGTAGAGGATGAGGAGGCTAAG